The Christiangramia forsetii KT0803 DNA segment AACTTGCGGAAGAAGATATCTCGTGCGAGATCATAGATCTTAGAACTGTTCGTCCTTTAGATCACGATGCTATCCTGGAGTCTGTTAAAAAAACAAACAGATTGGTAATTCTTGAGGAATCATGGCCTTTTGGTAATATTTCTACAGAAATTACGTATCAGGTTCAGTCTAAGGCATTCGATTACCTTGATGCACCTATCGTAAAAATAAATACCGCAGATACACCTGCACCATATTCACCGGTTCTTCTTAAGGAATGGCTACCAAATAGTGAAGATGTTGTTAAAGCTGTGAAAAAGGTGATGTATAAGTAAACCTAATCAACTTATCTTTGAAACTTCATCTTTCTGATGAAGTTTTTTTTTATCCAAAAATGAGCAAACAATCCTATTTACTTTTAATAATTTTTTTCAGTTTCAGTATTAATTACGCACAAACTAAGGTTGGCGGAATACTAAATGATGATACCGGGCAAACTGTTCCTTTCGCAAATGTTGTGTTTGCCAATTCTTCAGAAGGGGCTACCACGAATGAATCTGGTGAGTTTTACCTGCAATCTGATGGCAATTATGATACATTGGTAATTTCATTCGTAGGTTATAAAACAAAAAAAATTCCTTTAAAAGCTTCCGTAAATCTAAATATGGAAATAACCTTGGAGCAGGAGGCATCCAGTCTTGATGAGGTGGTTATCTATAGAGGGAAGACTTCTAAAAAGAACAATCCCGCCATTGATATTTTAAAAAAGGTGTGGGCAAATCGCCGTTCAAATGGTGTAAATGCCTTTAAACAGTATTCTTATAAAGAATATGAAAAGCTTGAATTCGATATTAATACTGTTGATAGCACTCTTATTGAAAGTCGGATTTTTAACGGGATGGAATTTATTTTTGATTATACAGATACCAATAGGGTGACCGGTAAAACTTATCTGCCGATGTTTATCAATGAATCGGTAAATCAGGTTTACGGGGATAATGATCTAAATGAAGAAAAAGAAGTCTTACTGGGAAATAAGAATTCTGGCTTTAATCAGAATAGAAACCTGATTGATTTTGTAAAGGATATCTATGATGACTATGATATCTATAAGAATTATATCAAATTTTTCGATAAGAGTTTTGTGAGTCCTGTTTCAACTACCGGAATAGATACCTATAATTATGTGCTTTCTGATAGTGCTTATATAGATAATAAATGGTGTTATAATATTGTTTATTACCCCAGGCGTGAAAACGAACTCACTTTTAAAGGAGATTTCTGGGTAAACGATACTACCTGGGCCGTAAAAAATATAAATCTTGAAACCACGAAAGACGTAAATATCAACTGGATCAAACAGGTTTATATTGAACAGGATTTTGAAGTTTTAAGTGATTCTGTATTCCTTATTACGAAAGACTTTTTTATGGCCGATTTTGGCATCAATAAAAAGAAAACTTCCCAGGGAATTTACGCAAAAAGAACTTTGCTCTATGATGAATATAAGTTCAATAATGAGAAGCCAGCTTCCTTTTATTCACAACCAGTTTATAATCCACAATCCCAGGCCTATAATAGAAGTGATGAGTTCTGGTCTGAAAATCGCCTGGAAGAGTTAAATAAAGACGAGAAAGGTATTTATGTAATGCTGGATAGCCTTACCAAGACAAAGGCATTCAATAGGCTATATGATATTGCCACGATAGCCCAGTCTGGGTACGTGGAATTTGATGGCTGGGATTATGGTCCGGTGTATTCAACCTTTGGATTTAATGATGTTGAAGGCGTACGAACCAGGTTTGGAGGACGTACCTATTTTGGTCAGAATGATCCTTGGCGAATAGAAGCCTATGGAGCCTATGGCTTTAAAGACAATAAATTTAAATATGGAATTTCAGGTAAAGTTCTTTTAGATCCCAAATCCAGATTGATCTTAACAGGAGGGAACCGGAGGGACGTGGAACAATTAGGAACCAGTCTTACAAATTCTACCGATGTACTGGGTAGAAGTCTGGCTTCTTCATCTCTGTTGAATGTGGGGGATAATGATAAATTAAGTTCCATCAACCTGAGTGTTTTCGCTATAGAACTGGAGCCGCTAAAGAATTTTAAGGTAAGGGTAGGAGCTAATTATAGAGTGTTGAAGCCGGCATCTCCAGAATTCAGCCTTGATTATTATGTAGATGAAGAACGAACAATTATTGATTCTGAAATAAATCAAACTGAAATTTCCACGGTTTTCACATGGACACCGGGAAGAAAAGTTTCAGGATACGGAGTAGAGAGAAGTGTAGTAAATGATGAAGATTTTCCAACCCTGTTCCTAAATTACAGTCTTGGAATAAAAGATGTTTTTAAAAGTGATTTTGAATATAAAAAACTACAATTTTTCTACAATCAGCCATTGCTAATCGGTGGTATTGGGCGTTCTAATGTGAGTCTGGAAGCAGGGAAAACATTTGGAGCGGTTCCTTTGGGACTGTTAAGTGTAGTACCTGGGAATCAAACCTATTTTGCGTTGTATAATACATTTCCAACCCTGGATTTCTACGAATTTGTTACCGATAGTTATTCAGCTATTCATGTTGAGCATAATTTTAACGGAAGATTATTTTCTAGAATTCCCCTTTTAAGAGAGTTAAATTTAAGAGAGTTAATAGGGTTTAGAGCGGTGTATGGTGATATTTCAGATGAAAGTAGAATGATAGATGCTTCCGGGCTTTCGCTGGTTGCCCCAAACTCTAAACCATTCTATGAGTATAGTGTGGGTATAGGAAACATTCTAAAAGTAATGCGCTTTGATGTGCATTTTAGAGGGAATTATTTTGATAATCCAGATGCCAGATCGATGGCTTTTACAATTGATTTCGGATTTCACTTTTAGTTAATGATTTAAAGATCAGAATTAACTATATTTGCAGCCCTTAATTTTAATGAAGAAAATAAATAAAAATGTCTGATACTTTTGACGTATTAATCGAGATCCCTAAGGGAAGTAGAAACAAATACGAATATGATTTTGAACTGAAAAAAGTTCGTTATGACAGGATGATCTTCTCTTCGATGATGTATCCTGCAGATTATGGGTTTATTCCCAATACTTTGGCACTGGATGAAGATCCGCTTGACGTGCTTGTATTGGTTTCTGAACCTACCTTTCCAGGGATTGTTATGGAAGTAAAGCCAATTGGTGTTTTCCATATGGCTGATGAAAAAGGTCCTGATGAGAAAATCATTTGTGTACCGGTTTCAGATCCTATCTGGAACAGGCTAAATGATCTTAAAGAACTTAACGGGCATATGATCAAGGAGATTGAACACTTCTTTAAAGTTTATAAAGATCTTGAGAAGAAGAAGGTGGATACCGGTGATTTTGGAGATGCTAATGAAGCACGCGAGATCATAAGACAATGTGTGGAGCGTTTTGAAAATTATGAAGGCGATAAATCACGCTTCGGGATATAATCATAAATATTTACCGTAAATATTGATAATATGAAAGCAATAACCTTAAAAAGTTATTGCTTTTTTAATTGTTGCTGAATTTACTACATTAGCGGGCATTAATAAATAATTAACAAATTAACCTAGCTAATATGGAAGCAATAATGATTTATATGCCTGCGGTGCTGGCAATAATCGGACTCATTTATATGTGGGTCAAAAGATCCTGGGTGATGAAACAGGACTCCGGTGACGGGAAAATGAAAGAAATTTCAGCTCACATCTATGAAGGCGCCCTTGCCTTCTTAAAAGCAGAATATAAATTATTGACTCTTTTTGTGATTGGTGCCAGTATTGCATTGGCTGCCATCGCTTACTTTGTTCCAACTACCCATTACTTAATTATTATAGCCTTTATCTTTGGAGCCTTCTTCTCTGCACTGGCGGGAAATATGGGGATGAAGATCGCCACTCAAACTAATGTAAGAACTACTCAGGCCGCAAGAACCAGTCTGCCAAAAGCATTAAGCGTGTCTTTTGGAGGAGGAACCGTTATGGGACTTGGTGTTGCCGGTTTGGCTGTATTAGGGCTTACAGGTTTTTTTATTCTTTTCTTCAATTATTTTATGGGAGGAGAATGGACCAATACAGAACAAATGACCGTGGTGTTGGAAACCCTTGCAGGTTTTTCCTTGGGAGCTGAATCTATTGCACTCTTCGCCCGTGTGGGTGGAGGAATTTACACTAAAGCTGCCGATGTTGGAGCCGACCTTGTAGGTAAAGTAGAAGCAGGGATTCCTGAAGATGATCCTCGTAACCCTGCAACGATTGCAGATAATGTGGGAGATAATGTTGGTGATGTTGCAGGAATGGGAGCCGATCTTTTTGGTAGTTATGTAGCAACGGTTTTGGCCGCGATGGTTCTAGGGAACTATATTATTAAAGATATGGGTGGTGAAATCATTTCTGAAGGTTTTGGAGGTATTGGACCGGTATTATTGCCAATGGCTATTGCCGGAGCAGGAATTATTATTTCAATGATAGGTACCATGCTAGTGAAAATTAGCAGTAATGATGCTAAAGAATCTCAAGTAATGCGTGCTTTGAATATTGGAAACTGGGTATCTATAGCCCTGGTAGCAATAATATGTTATATTTTGGTGAAATGGATGCTTCCGGCAACTATGCAAATGGAATTTTTTGGCGAAGGCTTAAAAGAAATTTCTTCAATGCGTGTATTTGGTGCAACTATCATCGGACTTGTTGTTGGTGGAGCTATTTCATCAGTAACAGAATATTATACAGGACTTGGTAAAAAACCAATTCTTAAGATCGTACAACAATCCAGTACTGGTGCGGGTACTAATATTATTGCAGGTTTAGCAACGGGGATGATCTCTACTTTTCCTTCAATTTTATTATTTGCAAGTGCTATCTGGGCTTCTTATGCTTTTGCAGGATTTTATGGAGTTGCATTAGCCGCTTCTGCCATGATGGCGACCACTGCTATGCAATTAGCAATAGATGCTTTTGGTCCAATATCTGACAATGCCGGTGGTATTGCTGAAATGAGTGAGCAAGAACCCCTTGTAAGAGAAAGAACAGATATTTTAGATTCTGTAGGGAATACAACGGCGGCAACAGGAAAAGGTTTTGCAATTGCTTCTGCTGCTCTAACTTCCTTAGCATTATTTGCAGCCTATGTAACCTTTACGGGAATAGAAGGGATTAATATCTTTAAAGCTCCAGTATTAGCTATGTTATTTGTGGGAGGAATGATTCCGGTAGTTTTTTCTGCCCTGGCAATGAATGCGGTTGGAAAAGCTGCGATGGAAATGGTTCAGGAAGTACGAAGACAATTTAAAGAGATTCCGGGAATTATGGAAGGTACGGGAAAACCACAATATGATAAGTGTGTCGCTATTTCAACGGAAGCTTCTTTAAGAGAAATGATGCTACCAGGTTTATTAACCATCGGTTTTCCATTGGCAATCGCCTTTATACCGATGATCTTCGGGATGAATAATTTAGCTATTGCTGAAATGCTTGGCGGTTATATGGCTGGAGTAACGGTGAGCGGTGTATTATGGGCGATATTTCAAAATAATGCCGGGGGTGCCTGGGATAACGCTAAAAAATCTTTTGAAGCCGGGGTGTTGATCAACGGGGAGATGACCTATAAAGGATCTGATGCACACAAAGCAGCGGTAACCGGGGACACGGTTGGAGATCCTTTTAAGGATACTTCGGGGCCATCGATGAATATTCTTATTAAGCTTACCTGTTTAATAGGTTTGGTAATTGCTCCAATCTTAGGAGGTCATACTGAAACTGATATTCCTAATCAGGAGGAAACAGCAGCTGTCTATAATTCTGAAAATGATAACAACATTATTTCGAAGGAAGTTAAGATGGAGAAGACTACCGAAAATGATTATGTTACCGCTTATGTTGTAGTAACGAAAAATAAAAACGGAGAAGAAGTTATCGAGACTTTTGAGTTTGAGGGAACAGAATCTGAAGTAAGAAAAAAAGTAGAGGATATCAAATAAGAAACCTGATAGAATATACAAAGCCTCCGCCAGTCAGCGGAGGTTTTTTTATGCTATACATACTTAAAAGTGAATGTTGAATCTTTAAATATTTCAAAATTCAGCGTTAAACTCTGGTTAATCTGCCTCTTTAAATTCCTAATAATTAACCCATATCGTAGCTTTAAGAAAACTAAAAATAAAGATTATGGCTAAAGATCATGGACCAAGTATTAAGAATGACGAGCAATATGAAGAACTACGCAAGGATGGGATGAGCAAAGAAAAAGCTGCTAGAATTGCGAATACTCCAGATTCAGGAGAAAAGGGAGGTAAGGCTGAAAAATATGAAGAGCGAACCAAAGAAGAATTATATAAAAAAGCAAAAGAAGTTGGAATAGAAGGTAGAAGTGATATGTCTAAGGAAGATTTGATCAACGCATTAAGAAATCACTAATGAGATCGATCTGGAATGGTTCTATAAGTTTCGGACTGGTTTCGATACCGGTAAAGCTTTATTCAGGTTCAGAAGACCGGAAATTAGATCTCGATATGCTCGACAAGAAAGATCATGGGCGTATTAGGTACAAAAGAGTTAATGAAGATACTGGAAAAGAAGTAGAATGGAAAGATATCGTTAAAGGCTTCAAGAAAGATGATGCTTATGTAATATTGGAAAAAGAAGACTTCGAGAAGGCCAATATGAAAAAAAGTAAAACCATCGATATCGAAGAATTTATAGATGAGAGTGAAGTTGCAGATGTCCTTTTTAAAAAACCTTATTTTTTAGAACCTCAAAAGGAAGGTGGTAAATCTTATAATTTACTTCGGGATGCACTTAGTGAGACAGGTAAGCTGGGAGTTGCTACCTTTGTAATGCGTCAAAAAGAACATCTCAGTCTTATTGGGGTTTATAAGAAAGTCCTGGTCTTGCATGTGATTCGTTTTGTAGACGAGATAAGAGATCCTAAGGAATTAAAAATGTCTAAAGCTACGATTAAGAAAAAGGAAGTAGAAATGGCAATTTCTCTGATCGAGCAATATACTACCGATTTTGATTTCAAAAAGTATAAGGATGTTTATAATGATCAGTTAATGAAGATCATTGATTCCAAAGCTACAGGAAAGAAGGCAAAGATTGAAGACTTTGATAGTAAGCCTACTCCTGCTAAAGACCTTATGGCTCAATTAAAAGCAAGTCTGGACAAAAAGAAAAAAGGTAAAGCTTCGTAATACATGAGTCTTGGGGATTACATCAGGAAAAGAGATTTTAGAAATACTCCAGAACCAGAGGCTAAAATTTCCAAAGCGAACAAGCAGCGTTTTGTAGTACAGCGGCATCAGGCAAGTAGATTGCATTATGATCTACGTTTGGAGATAGATGGAGTCTTAAAGAGCTGGGCGGTTCCCAAGGGTCCTTCGATGAATCCAAGAGATAAGAGGCTAGCTATACATACAGAAGATCACCCTATAAAATATTTAGAATTCCACGGAACTATTCCAAAAGGTAATTATGGTGCCGGTGAGATGAAGATCTGGGATTCTGGTATTTTTGAGTCTGCCAGTTCAATGGATCTTTTAGAACAACTTTCGTCTGGAAATTTAAAAATTAGATTTTCCGGTAAAAAACTGAAAGGAGAATTTGCTCTGGTTAGAACAAATCGCGGGGAGGAAAGAAATCAATGGCTGCTTATAAAAAAATCAGATAATTACTCCACAGATCTTAATTATGATGCTGAAGACCTAATCGAGAGATCAGATCCAAAGCCGGGCAAACTGATAGAACTCAATTTTAAAGATCCGGTGAAGCCCATGCTCGCAACGAGCACCAAAGAAATATTTAATGATCCAGACTGGATCTACGAATTAAAATGGGATGGCTACAGGCTTATCGCACATGTCAATGATGGCAAGGTGAATCTTCATTCCAGAAATGGAATATCTTACAATTCTAAGTTTCCGGAATTAGTAAAAGATCTGAAAACAATCTCACATGAAGCAATACTGGATGGTGAAGTAGTGGTGGTAGATGAAGACGGTCTGCCGAGCTTTGAAAAATTACAGAACTATGATACTAAAACTGAGGGCGCTTTAAAATTTTATGTTTTTGATATGCTTTATCTAAATGGGCATAGCACCTTGAATTTAAAATTGCTGGAACGTAAAAGTTTTATTCCGGAGATTCTGGAAGAAACTCAATTAGCTATTTTTTGTGACCATATCGAAGGCATGGGAACTGCATTCTATCAAAAAGCTATCAGCACCGGAATGGAGGGTGTGATAGCGAAAAAAGCAGATTCAACCTATTCTCCGGGATACAGGACCGAGCAGTGGTTAAAAGTAAAGGCGGAAGAAAGTCTTGAAACCCTTATATGTGGATATACAGATTCTGAAGGAGCTCTTTTTGGATCATTAATTCTTGGAATTATAAAGGATGGAACACTTTCTTATATAGGAAATTGCGGAACAGGTTTTTCGAATAAGACTCAGGCGGAATTGCTGAGAAAAATGGAAGAGCGAGAGATAGATACTAATCCTTTTGAAAAAAAACCAAACTTAAAAGGTAGAAAAGCAAACTGGGTGAGACCAGAATTAGTTTGTGAAGTTACTTTTTCTGAATGGACAAAAGCGGGAAGAATGCGTCACCCGGTATTTAAAGGTTTAAGGGAAGATAAATCATCTGGAGATCTTAATAATAAATCGTTGCCAAAGGAACCAAAGCAGGAAAGAAAATCTTCTTCAAATAGCTTAGAGATAGACGGAAAAGAGGTTAAATTTACTAATCTTGATAAAATTTACTGGCCTGAATCCGGACTTCGAAAATATGATCTAATTGATTACTATCTTCAGGTTTCAGAATATATTCTACCATATTTAAGAGATCGACCTCAAAATTTACACAGGCATCCTAACGGAATCCATAAAAAAGGATTTTATCAGAAAGACAATGAAGGTTTGATCGAGGATTGGGTTGAGACCACCAGAATTTATTCTAAATCTACAAACAGAGATATAGAATATCTTCTTTGTCAGGACGAGGCCACCTTATTATATATGGCAAATCTGGGCTGTATTGAGATTAATCCCTGGAATTCAAGAATAGACCATTTAGATAGACCAGATTATACAGTAATAGATCTGGATCCTTCAGATAAGAACAGTTTCGACGAGGTGATCGAAGTTGCATTGATCGCCAGGGAAATACTTGCTTCAGCTAAAATTAATGCTTATTTAAAAACTTCAGGTTCTAGTGGCCTGCATATATACCTGCCTATTAATGCTGAATATTCTTATGATGAAGCGAGAGATTTTACAAAATTGCTCTGTTATTTTATTCAGGAGAAAACATCGGGTCTAACTAGTATGGATCGGGCTGTGAAAAACAGAAAGGATAAGATCTATCTAGATTATCTGCAAAATCGTCGGGGTCAAACCCTTGCTTCGGCTTATTGCGTAAGACCAAAAGAGGGTGCTCCGGTATCAGCACCATTGGAATGGGAAGAACTGAAAAAAGGTCTGAAAATTACCGATTTCAATATTAAAAATATGCTTGCAAGGTTGAAAGAAAAGGGAGATCTATTTCAGGCCGTGTTGCATGACAAAGTAGATATGGAAAAAGCTTTGGAGCGCCTTAATAAATTATAAATATTAAAAAATTTATAAAACTTCCCTGTATCTATGAGGCTTTTAAGAATATAACCTAAATTGAAAAAAACTACTAATCTTAATGCGCAAACGGTTTAAGAAAGTACTGGGTAGATATAAAAACCTGGATCAGGTTTATGTATTGCCTTATAGAAGTTATGGTACTTACTCTCATTTATATGTAAAAGGTCGGGTTCTGGATAATGAACCTTTACATATTGTAAAAGACCAGTCTATTTGGAAAACAATTAAAAATACCTGGAAGCAATTTGACAGTTTTGAGATTCCTGATGCAAAGATGCAGCTGATTCTTCGGGATAAAGTTAATCTACCCGGAACTACCGATGATGAAGGATATTTTTTGTTTGATAAAACCATAGAAGAAAACCTTGCTGAACATGCTACAAAAGAAGGCTGGTTGGAATATGAGGTTTATTTTAAAAATGAGCTTGATCCAAAAACAGAAATAATAGATGATCCCGCCGTAGGAGAATTTTTGGTGCCTAATGTTGATGCTGAATATGGTGTGATCAGTGATATTGACGATACGATTCTACAAACAGGGGTAACTTCATTTTTAAAGCTGCGCCTTTTGAAAAATTCACTACTTACCAATGCCTATGCAAGAATTCCTTTCAAAGGAGCACCAGATTTATATAAGAAACTACATAAAGGAATAACCGGAGAGTCAAAAAATCCAATTTTTTATTTAAGTAATAGTCCGTGGAATTTATATGAATATTTAAAATTGTTTCTGGATCATAATGGGTTTCCAAAGGGTCCTATTCTTTTGAGGGATTTTGTAACTCCTTTTGATAGAACTTTAAAGCCCGAAAAGCCTCATAAGCAGAAAGAAATCACCAATATCCTTAAGACCTATCCCGATATGAAATTTATCTTGATTGGGGATAGCGGGGAGCATGATGCAAGTATTTATACAGATATAGCGGCACAATATTCAGACAGGATCATGGCTATTTATCTTCGTAGTGTGAAACATAAAAAACAAATGGAGCGTGTACGGAGTTTGATAGATAATTTTGATACAGTACCTGTTTTGCTTGCAGAAAATTCTAACGAAGCTGAAGAACATGCCAGGGAGAATGGGTTTATTCAATAGCATGTAAAAAAAATCGCTAAACTGAAATTAATCAGCTTAGCAATATATCATATTTTATTAAAGTCTAAAGTCTGTTCTAGCTTGGATCTATACTAGTTCCAACAGCAGCACGCTGGCTGTTTGGTGCTTTCCTGGGCATCGTTCTAAAGATCTGATCCCATAGAGGAGAAGATACTCCAAAAGCCCTGTCTGATTCTCTGTAATGATGAATACTGTGGTGATGCCAAAGTATTTTCAAAAAGTTATTGGGCACCTTAAAAGCATGTACCGAATAATGCACAGCAAGATACGCAGCATAACCAATTAGGAATCCAGCTAAAAAACCGAATACATAGTCACCGAGAACTGCACGGTAAATAATAAATAAGACCGTTGCGATCACGAGGCTTAGTATTGGAGGCATTGCTAGCCTGGATTTATCCTTTGGGTAGTCATGATGCACACCATGCATGGTGTATGATAATTTTTGCTTCTTTGGTGTGGTTGCAGGGATA contains these protein-coding regions:
- a CDS encoding sterol desaturase family protein, with translation MESTKLKRPKHKGSPKLFNNPILEKLTHTHISLPLIIFGVISVALVYYGIFDRGFEAPAMIGLFLAGLFFFTFIEYVMHRYLYHIPATTPKKQKLSYTMHGVHHDYPKDKSRLAMPPILSLVIATVLFIIYRAVLGDYVFGFLAGFLIGYAAYLAVHYSVHAFKVPNNFLKILWHHHSIHHYRESDRAFGVSSPLWDQIFRTMPRKAPNSQRAAVGTSIDPS
- a CDS encoding DUF7218 family protein, giving the protein MAKDHGPSIKNDEQYEELRKDGMSKEKAARIANTPDSGEKGGKAEKYEERTKEELYKKAKEVGIEGRSDMSKEDLINALRNH
- a CDS encoding Ku protein, with protein sequence MRSIWNGSISFGLVSIPVKLYSGSEDRKLDLDMLDKKDHGRIRYKRVNEDTGKEVEWKDIVKGFKKDDAYVILEKEDFEKANMKKSKTIDIEEFIDESEVADVLFKKPYFLEPQKEGGKSYNLLRDALSETGKLGVATFVMRQKEHLSLIGVYKKVLVLHVIRFVDEIRDPKELKMSKATIKKKEVEMAISLIEQYTTDFDFKKYKDVYNDQLMKIIDSKATGKKAKIEDFDSKPTPAKDLMAQLKASLDKKKKGKAS
- a CDS encoding inorganic diphosphatase translates to MSDTFDVLIEIPKGSRNKYEYDFELKKVRYDRMIFSSMMYPADYGFIPNTLALDEDPLDVLVLVSEPTFPGIVMEVKPIGVFHMADEKGPDEKIICVPVSDPIWNRLNDLKELNGHMIKEIEHFFKVYKDLEKKKVDTGDFGDANEAREIIRQCVERFENYEGDKSRFGI
- a CDS encoding sodium-translocating pyrophosphatase, translated to MEAIMIYMPAVLAIIGLIYMWVKRSWVMKQDSGDGKMKEISAHIYEGALAFLKAEYKLLTLFVIGASIALAAIAYFVPTTHYLIIIAFIFGAFFSALAGNMGMKIATQTNVRTTQAARTSLPKALSVSFGGGTVMGLGVAGLAVLGLTGFFILFFNYFMGGEWTNTEQMTVVLETLAGFSLGAESIALFARVGGGIYTKAADVGADLVGKVEAGIPEDDPRNPATIADNVGDNVGDVAGMGADLFGSYVATVLAAMVLGNYIIKDMGGEIISEGFGGIGPVLLPMAIAGAGIIISMIGTMLVKISSNDAKESQVMRALNIGNWVSIALVAIICYILVKWMLPATMQMEFFGEGLKEISSMRVFGATIIGLVVGGAISSVTEYYTGLGKKPILKIVQQSSTGAGTNIIAGLATGMISTFPSILLFASAIWASYAFAGFYGVALAASAMMATTAMQLAIDAFGPISDNAGGIAEMSEQEPLVRERTDILDSVGNTTAATGKGFAIASAALTSLALFAAYVTFTGIEGINIFKAPVLAMLFVGGMIPVVFSALAMNAVGKAAMEMVQEVRRQFKEIPGIMEGTGKPQYDKCVAISTEASLREMMLPGLLTIGFPLAIAFIPMIFGMNNLAIAEMLGGYMAGVTVSGVLWAIFQNNAGGAWDNAKKSFEAGVLINGEMTYKGSDAHKAAVTGDTVGDPFKDTSGPSMNILIKLTCLIGLVIAPILGGHTETDIPNQEETAAVYNSENDNNIISKEVKMEKTTENDYVTAYVVVTKNKNGEEVIETFEFEGTESEVRKKVEDIK
- a CDS encoding App1 family protein; amino-acid sequence: MRKRFKKVLGRYKNLDQVYVLPYRSYGTYSHLYVKGRVLDNEPLHIVKDQSIWKTIKNTWKQFDSFEIPDAKMQLILRDKVNLPGTTDDEGYFLFDKTIEENLAEHATKEGWLEYEVYFKNELDPKTEIIDDPAVGEFLVPNVDAEYGVISDIDDTILQTGVTSFLKLRLLKNSLLTNAYARIPFKGAPDLYKKLHKGITGESKNPIFYLSNSPWNLYEYLKLFLDHNGFPKGPILLRDFVTPFDRTLKPEKPHKQKEITNILKTYPDMKFILIGDSGEHDASIYTDIAAQYSDRIMAIYLRSVKHKKQMERVRSLIDNFDTVPVLLAENSNEAEEHARENGFIQ
- a CDS encoding DUF5686 and carboxypeptidase-like regulatory domain-containing protein, whose amino-acid sequence is MSKQSYLLLIIFFSFSINYAQTKVGGILNDDTGQTVPFANVVFANSSEGATTNESGEFYLQSDGNYDTLVISFVGYKTKKIPLKASVNLNMEITLEQEASSLDEVVIYRGKTSKKNNPAIDILKKVWANRRSNGVNAFKQYSYKEYEKLEFDINTVDSTLIESRIFNGMEFIFDYTDTNRVTGKTYLPMFINESVNQVYGDNDLNEEKEVLLGNKNSGFNQNRNLIDFVKDIYDDYDIYKNYIKFFDKSFVSPVSTTGIDTYNYVLSDSAYIDNKWCYNIVYYPRRENELTFKGDFWVNDTTWAVKNINLETTKDVNINWIKQVYIEQDFEVLSDSVFLITKDFFMADFGINKKKTSQGIYAKRTLLYDEYKFNNEKPASFYSQPVYNPQSQAYNRSDEFWSENRLEELNKDEKGIYVMLDSLTKTKAFNRLYDIATIAQSGYVEFDGWDYGPVYSTFGFNDVEGVRTRFGGRTYFGQNDPWRIEAYGAYGFKDNKFKYGISGKVLLDPKSRLILTGGNRRDVEQLGTSLTNSTDVLGRSLASSSLLNVGDNDKLSSINLSVFAIELEPLKNFKVRVGANYRVLKPASPEFSLDYYVDEERTIIDSEINQTEISTVFTWTPGRKVSGYGVERSVVNDEDFPTLFLNYSLGIKDVFKSDFEYKKLQFFYNQPLLIGGIGRSNVSLEAGKTFGAVPLGLLSVVPGNQTYFALYNTFPTLDFYEFVTDSYSAIHVEHNFNGRLFSRIPLLRELNLRELIGFRAVYGDISDESRMIDASGLSLVAPNSKPFYEYSVGIGNILKVMRFDVHFRGNYFDNPDARSMAFTIDFGFHF
- the ligD gene encoding DNA ligase D; amino-acid sequence: MSLGDYIRKRDFRNTPEPEAKISKANKQRFVVQRHQASRLHYDLRLEIDGVLKSWAVPKGPSMNPRDKRLAIHTEDHPIKYLEFHGTIPKGNYGAGEMKIWDSGIFESASSMDLLEQLSSGNLKIRFSGKKLKGEFALVRTNRGEERNQWLLIKKSDNYSTDLNYDAEDLIERSDPKPGKLIELNFKDPVKPMLATSTKEIFNDPDWIYELKWDGYRLIAHVNDGKVNLHSRNGISYNSKFPELVKDLKTISHEAILDGEVVVVDEDGLPSFEKLQNYDTKTEGALKFYVFDMLYLNGHSTLNLKLLERKSFIPEILEETQLAIFCDHIEGMGTAFYQKAISTGMEGVIAKKADSTYSPGYRTEQWLKVKAEESLETLICGYTDSEGALFGSLILGIIKDGTLSYIGNCGTGFSNKTQAELLRKMEEREIDTNPFEKKPNLKGRKANWVRPELVCEVTFSEWTKAGRMRHPVFKGLREDKSSGDLNNKSLPKEPKQERKSSSNSLEIDGKEVKFTNLDKIYWPESGLRKYDLIDYYLQVSEYILPYLRDRPQNLHRHPNGIHKKGFYQKDNEGLIEDWVETTRIYSKSTNRDIEYLLCQDEATLLYMANLGCIEINPWNSRIDHLDRPDYTVIDLDPSDKNSFDEVIEVALIAREILASAKINAYLKTSGSSGLHIYLPINAEYSYDEARDFTKLLCYFIQEKTSGLTSMDRAVKNRKDKIYLDYLQNRRGQTLASAYCVRPKEGAPVSAPLEWEELKKGLKITDFNIKNMLARLKEKGDLFQAVLHDKVDMEKALERLNKL